One Elaeis guineensis isolate ETL-2024a chromosome 10, EG11, whole genome shotgun sequence genomic window carries:
- the LOC105052178 gene encoding ultraviolet-B receptor UVR8 isoform X1 encodes MNGGGGEGGDEMEEDEKEEKGKGREKEKAVLMWGYLPGVSPQRSPLLYPVAVRMRESVAGEGWRDVCGGGCGFAMAISESGKLLTWGSTDDMGQSYLTSGKHEETPEAFPLPTEAAIVNAAAGWAHCVAVTAYGDVYTWGWKECVPTGRFVGDQSSPGATSEKDERHSASLNDQVSPRSQMSRTNAGTASGSESRGGEESTKRRRLSSAKLGHESSTSGDETLSAPPCLVALNTGIRIATVAAGGRHTLALSVSDVGQVWGWGYGGEGQLGLGSRIRTVSSPHPIPCIESAAYGKDRPPAVTKGNKILEGQPYKVTGSCIKAIACGGRHSAVVTDTGALLTFGWGLYGQCGQGSTDDELSPTCVSSLLGVEIRGIAAGLWHTVCTSVDGGVYSFGGNQFGQLGTGSDQAETLPKLLDAACLENRNAKMVSCGARHSAMLTENGEVFCWGWNKYGQLGLGDAIDRNIPSQVPIEAYHPTNVSCGWWHTLVLAESPT; translated from the exons ATGAATGGTGGAGGAGGAGAGGGGGGAGACGAGATGGAGGAGGACGAGAAGGAGGAGAAGGGGAAggggagggagaaggagaaggcggTGCTGATGTGGGGGTACCTGCCTGGGGTCTCGCCTCAGAGATCGCCGCTGCTGTACCCGGTGGCCGTCCGGATGCGGGAATCCGTCGCCGGAGAGGGCTGGAGGGATGTCTGTGGAGGCGGATGTGGCTTCGCCATGGCCATCTCCG AATCGGGCAAACTCCTTACATGGGGTTCAACAGATGATATGGGTCAAAGCTATCTAACTTCTGGGAAGCATGAG GAGACTCCTGAGGCATTTCCTCTTCCAACTGAGGCAGCCATTGTCAATGCAGCTGCAGGGTGGGCTCACTGTGTTGCAGTTACAG CTTATGGAGATGTCTACACGTGGGGCTGGAAAGAATGTGTTCCAACTGGGAGGTTCGTAGGAGACCAGTCGTCTCCAGGAGCGACATCTGAAAAAGATGAAAGACATAGTGCATCATTGAATGATCAAG TGAGCCCCAGGTCGCAGATGTCAAGAACAAATGCTGGAACTGCATCTGGTTCTGAGAGTAGAGGTGGGGAGGAAAGCACAAAGCGCAGAAGGTTATCTTCAGCTAAGCTAGGACATGAAAGCTCAACATCTGGtgatgaaactctttcagctcccCCATGTCTAGTGGCACTTAACACAGGAATAAGGATTGCTACAGTAGCTGCTGGTGGACGTCATACGCTAGCATTGTCAG TTTCAGATGTTGGACAGGTGTGGGGTTGGGGATATGGAGGAGAAGGTCAGCTTGGATTGGGTTCTCGTATCCGCACTGTGTCTTCTCCTCATCCCATACCCTGCATTGAGTCCGCTGCTTATGGCAAGGACCGACCGCCTGCAGTTACCAAGGGGAATAAGATTTTAgaagggcaaccttataaagtcACAGGAAGCTGCATAAAGGCCATTGCTTGTGGAGGTCGTCATAGTGCCGTTGTCACAG ATACTGGAGCACTGCTAACTTTTGGTTGGGGACTTTATGGGCAG TGCGGGCAAGGAAGTACAGATGACGAACTGAGCCCAACTTGTGTGTCATCTTTGTTGGGTGTCGAGATACGAGGCATTGCTGCCGGTCTGTGGCATACTGTCTGCACATCAGTTGATGGTGGTGTGTATTCTTTTGGTGGTAATCAGTTCGGGCAGCTGGGAACTGGTTCTGATCAGGCGGAG ACTCTCCCTAAGCTATTGGATGCTGCATGTTTGGAAAACAGGAATGCCAAAATGGTCTCTTGTGGGGCACGTCACAGCGCCATGCTTACAG AAAATGGAGAGGTTTTTTGCTGGGGATGGAACAAGTATGGCCAG CTTGGCTTGGGGGATGCAATAGACAGAAACATACCGTCCCAGGTCCCGATCGAAGCTTACCACCCAACGAATGTATCTTGTGGTTGGTGGCATACGCTGGTGCTTGCTGAATCGCCTACCTGA
- the LOC105052177 gene encoding transcription initiation factor TFIID subunit 12b isoform X2, with protein MAENSTSPSPRKLLGNPSGGGGGGGDSIATPNPQNSNLPSPQIPPSPSISDLSRISSPQIPQTQPQINPVAPLDYASKQSLQPQSQQQHQLQAQQQQQQSLMSPSTSFQLQQGILRSGSMSRINQIQQQYGAALAASAMRQQHTSAYGGQMNLGGAQIQQQQQQQQMAAGMSRAGTMGQAGQLSMLPGQTAAHLNLQAQMLAQPRQKMGLVQGTQFLPGNSSGQALQGMQTMGVMASLGLNPQLRANGPPSYGQQRFAQGQVRQQQLSQQMALSSSQKLPGQSLPRTPSLAAMSSQLPGLTQNGQSALVQTTLSQQRQQWLKQMQPSMGAPVSPSYHLQQQQRQQQPFLPQQLSSSQLHQKSMGLTQQQISQLVQQQPQLGAQQQQQQQQLLQRQQLQQLLQHQQQQSPRMPGPAPQKSLSLSGSQPETPPSMTGGSSSQGMEATDQLLGKRKIQDLVSQVDPLCKLDPEVEDLLLEMADNFIDSVTTFACSLAKHRKSSTLESKDVMLHLEKNWKLTVPGYTKEEQNHQGKSVRSLMESQQADRDTGVSKGTTKQVASDSASDHPIKASPSSEQLSTPAVGSQMLHKVHRF; from the exons ATGGCGGAGAACTCCACCTCTCCCTCCCCCCGGAAGCTCCTCGGCAACCctagcggcggcggcggcggtggcggcgaCTCCATCGCAACCCCCAACCCCCAAAACTCTAATCTCCCCTCCCCTCAGATCCCCCCATCTCCTTCTATCAGCGACCTCTCCCGGATCTCCTCCCCGCAAATCCCCCAAACTCAGCCCCAAATCAACCCCGTTGCCCCCCTGGATTACGCTTCGAAGCAGTCACTGCAGCCCCAATCCCAGCAACAGCATCAGCTCCAAgcccaacagcagcagcagcagagcCTGATGTCGCCTTCCACGAGCTTCCAGCTCCAGCAGGGCATCCTGAGATCGGGTTCGATGTCGAGGATAAACCAGATACAGCAGCAGTATGGCGCGGCGTTGGCGGCCAGCGCGATGCGGCAGCAGCACACCAGCGCGTATGGCGGGCAGATGAACCTTGGTGGCGCGCAGattcagcagcagcagcagcagcagcagatgGCTGCAGGGATGTCGAGGGCCGGGACAATGGGACAGGCCGGGCAGCTGTCAATGCTGCCTGGGCAGACCGCGGCGCATCTCAATCTGCAGGCCCAGATGCTCGCGCAG CCAAGGCAGAAGATGGGCTTAGTCCAAGGTACGCAGTTTCTTCCTGGTAATTCATCAGGGCAGGCATTGCAAGGGATGCAGACAATGGGTGTGATGGCTTCGCTAGGTTTGAATCCACAGCTAAGAGCTAATGGGCCTCCATCATATGGTCAGCAGCGTTTTGCCCAGGGGCAAGTGAGGCAGCAACAGCTATCGCAACAAATGGCTCTCTCATCTTCTCAG AAGCTCCCTGGTCAAAGCTTACCGAGGACACCATCGCTTGCAGCAATGAGCTCCCAGTTACCTGGTTTAACTCAAAATGGGCAATCAGCACTGGTGCAGACAACTCTCTCTCAGCAGCGGCAGCAGTGGCTGAAGCAAATGCAGCCATCAATGGGTGCACCAGTTTCTCCTTCCTATCACCTTCAACAACAGCAGAGGCAGCAGCAACCCTTCTTGCCACAACAACTGTCTTCATCTCAGCTGCATCAAAAATCCATGGGCCTGACCCAACAGCAAATCTCTCAACTGGTACAACAGCAGCCGCAGCTGGGTGCtcagcaacagcagcagcagcaacaattGCTTCAGCGACAGCAGCTGCAACAGTTGCTACAGCATCAGCAGCAACAGTCTCCAAGGATGCCTGGGCCTGCACCCCAAAAATCTTTGAGTTTGTCTGGATCACAACCGGAAACACCTCCATCTATGACAGGTGGTAGTTCAAGTCAAGGAATGGAAGCAACGGATCAACTTCTTGGGAAGAGAAAGATCCAGGATTTGGTTTCACAG GTGGATCCCCTATGTAAGCTGGATCCTGAAGTTGAAGACCTTCTTTTGGAGATGGCTGACAACTTTATTGATTCA GTTACCACATTTGCATGCAGTCTTGCAAAGCATCGCAAATCTTCAACATTAGAGTCCAAGGATGTAATGCTGCACCTAG AGAAAAACTGGAAGTTGACTGTCCCAGGTTATACAAAGGAGGAGCAGAATCACCAAGGAAAATCC GTACGATCATTGATGGAGTCCCAGCAAGCAGACAGAGATACGGGTGTTTCCAAAGGAACAACTAAacaggttgcaagtgattcaGCTAGTGATCATCCAATAAAAGCTTCACCAAGTTCCGAGCAGTTGTCCACTCCAGCAGTTGGCTCCCAAATGCTGCACAAAGTGCACCGGTTTTAG
- the LOC105052178 gene encoding PH, RCC1 and FYVE domains-containing protein 1 isoform X2, with product MNGGGGEGGDEMEEDEKEEKGKGREKEKAVLMWGYLPGVSPQRSPLLYPVAVRMRESVAGEGWRDVCGGGCGFAMAISESGKLLTWGSTDDMGQSYLTSGKHEETPEAFPLPTEAAIVNAAAGWAHCVAVTAYGDVYTWGWKECVPTGRFVGDQSSPGATSEKDERHSASLNDQVSPRSQMSRTNAGTASGSESRGGEESTKRRRLSSAKLGHESSTSGDETLSAPPCLVALNTGIRIATVAAGGRHTLALSDVGQVWGWGYGGEGQLGLGSRIRTVSSPHPIPCIESAAYGKDRPPAVTKGNKILEGQPYKVTGSCIKAIACGGRHSAVVTDTGALLTFGWGLYGQCGQGSTDDELSPTCVSSLLGVEIRGIAAGLWHTVCTSVDGGVYSFGGNQFGQLGTGSDQAETLPKLLDAACLENRNAKMVSCGARHSAMLTENGEVFCWGWNKYGQLGLGDAIDRNIPSQVPIEAYHPTNVSCGWWHTLVLAESPT from the exons ATGAATGGTGGAGGAGGAGAGGGGGGAGACGAGATGGAGGAGGACGAGAAGGAGGAGAAGGGGAAggggagggagaaggagaaggcggTGCTGATGTGGGGGTACCTGCCTGGGGTCTCGCCTCAGAGATCGCCGCTGCTGTACCCGGTGGCCGTCCGGATGCGGGAATCCGTCGCCGGAGAGGGCTGGAGGGATGTCTGTGGAGGCGGATGTGGCTTCGCCATGGCCATCTCCG AATCGGGCAAACTCCTTACATGGGGTTCAACAGATGATATGGGTCAAAGCTATCTAACTTCTGGGAAGCATGAG GAGACTCCTGAGGCATTTCCTCTTCCAACTGAGGCAGCCATTGTCAATGCAGCTGCAGGGTGGGCTCACTGTGTTGCAGTTACAG CTTATGGAGATGTCTACACGTGGGGCTGGAAAGAATGTGTTCCAACTGGGAGGTTCGTAGGAGACCAGTCGTCTCCAGGAGCGACATCTGAAAAAGATGAAAGACATAGTGCATCATTGAATGATCAAG TGAGCCCCAGGTCGCAGATGTCAAGAACAAATGCTGGAACTGCATCTGGTTCTGAGAGTAGAGGTGGGGAGGAAAGCACAAAGCGCAGAAGGTTATCTTCAGCTAAGCTAGGACATGAAAGCTCAACATCTGGtgatgaaactctttcagctcccCCATGTCTAGTGGCACTTAACACAGGAATAAGGATTGCTACAGTAGCTGCTGGTGGACGTCATACGCTAGCATTGTCAG ATGTTGGACAGGTGTGGGGTTGGGGATATGGAGGAGAAGGTCAGCTTGGATTGGGTTCTCGTATCCGCACTGTGTCTTCTCCTCATCCCATACCCTGCATTGAGTCCGCTGCTTATGGCAAGGACCGACCGCCTGCAGTTACCAAGGGGAATAAGATTTTAgaagggcaaccttataaagtcACAGGAAGCTGCATAAAGGCCATTGCTTGTGGAGGTCGTCATAGTGCCGTTGTCACAG ATACTGGAGCACTGCTAACTTTTGGTTGGGGACTTTATGGGCAG TGCGGGCAAGGAAGTACAGATGACGAACTGAGCCCAACTTGTGTGTCATCTTTGTTGGGTGTCGAGATACGAGGCATTGCTGCCGGTCTGTGGCATACTGTCTGCACATCAGTTGATGGTGGTGTGTATTCTTTTGGTGGTAATCAGTTCGGGCAGCTGGGAACTGGTTCTGATCAGGCGGAG ACTCTCCCTAAGCTATTGGATGCTGCATGTTTGGAAAACAGGAATGCCAAAATGGTCTCTTGTGGGGCACGTCACAGCGCCATGCTTACAG AAAATGGAGAGGTTTTTTGCTGGGGATGGAACAAGTATGGCCAG CTTGGCTTGGGGGATGCAATAGACAGAAACATACCGTCCCAGGTCCCGATCGAAGCTTACCACCCAACGAATGTATCTTGTGGTTGGTGGCATACGCTGGTGCTTGCTGAATCGCCTACCTGA
- the LOC105052177 gene encoding transcription initiation factor TFIID subunit 12b isoform X1, with translation MAENSTSPSPRKLLGNPSGGGGGGGDSIATPNPQNSNLPSPQIPPSPSISDLSRISSPQIPQTQPQINPVAPLDYASKQSLQPQSQQQHQLQAQQQQQQSLMSPSTSFQLQQGILRSGSMSRINQIQQQYGAALAASAMRQQHTSAYGGQMNLGGAQIQQQQQQQQMAAGMSRAGTMGQAGQLSMLPGQTAAHLNLQAQMLAQPRQKMGLVQGTQFLPGNSSGQALQGMQTMGVMASLGLNPQLRANGPPSYGQQRFAQGQVRQQQLSQQMALSSSQKLPGQSLPRTPSLAAMSSQLPGLTQNGQSALVQTTLSQQRQQWLKQMQPSMGAPVSPSYHLQQQQRQQQPFLPQQLSSSQLHQKSMGLTQQQISQLVQQQPQLGAQQQQQQQQLLQRQQLQQLLQHQQQQSPRMPGPAPQKSLSLSGSQPETPPSMTGGSSSQGMEATDQLLGKRKIQDLVSQVDPLCKLDPEVEDLLLEMADNFIDSVTTFACSLAKHRKSSTLESKDVMLHLEKNWKLTVPGYTKEEQNHQGKSLPVDVHKKRLEMVRSLMESQQADRDTGVSKGTTKQVASDSASDHPIKASPSSEQLSTPAVGSQMLHKVHRF, from the exons ATGGCGGAGAACTCCACCTCTCCCTCCCCCCGGAAGCTCCTCGGCAACCctagcggcggcggcggcggtggcggcgaCTCCATCGCAACCCCCAACCCCCAAAACTCTAATCTCCCCTCCCCTCAGATCCCCCCATCTCCTTCTATCAGCGACCTCTCCCGGATCTCCTCCCCGCAAATCCCCCAAACTCAGCCCCAAATCAACCCCGTTGCCCCCCTGGATTACGCTTCGAAGCAGTCACTGCAGCCCCAATCCCAGCAACAGCATCAGCTCCAAgcccaacagcagcagcagcagagcCTGATGTCGCCTTCCACGAGCTTCCAGCTCCAGCAGGGCATCCTGAGATCGGGTTCGATGTCGAGGATAAACCAGATACAGCAGCAGTATGGCGCGGCGTTGGCGGCCAGCGCGATGCGGCAGCAGCACACCAGCGCGTATGGCGGGCAGATGAACCTTGGTGGCGCGCAGattcagcagcagcagcagcagcagcagatgGCTGCAGGGATGTCGAGGGCCGGGACAATGGGACAGGCCGGGCAGCTGTCAATGCTGCCTGGGCAGACCGCGGCGCATCTCAATCTGCAGGCCCAGATGCTCGCGCAG CCAAGGCAGAAGATGGGCTTAGTCCAAGGTACGCAGTTTCTTCCTGGTAATTCATCAGGGCAGGCATTGCAAGGGATGCAGACAATGGGTGTGATGGCTTCGCTAGGTTTGAATCCACAGCTAAGAGCTAATGGGCCTCCATCATATGGTCAGCAGCGTTTTGCCCAGGGGCAAGTGAGGCAGCAACAGCTATCGCAACAAATGGCTCTCTCATCTTCTCAG AAGCTCCCTGGTCAAAGCTTACCGAGGACACCATCGCTTGCAGCAATGAGCTCCCAGTTACCTGGTTTAACTCAAAATGGGCAATCAGCACTGGTGCAGACAACTCTCTCTCAGCAGCGGCAGCAGTGGCTGAAGCAAATGCAGCCATCAATGGGTGCACCAGTTTCTCCTTCCTATCACCTTCAACAACAGCAGAGGCAGCAGCAACCCTTCTTGCCACAACAACTGTCTTCATCTCAGCTGCATCAAAAATCCATGGGCCTGACCCAACAGCAAATCTCTCAACTGGTACAACAGCAGCCGCAGCTGGGTGCtcagcaacagcagcagcagcaacaattGCTTCAGCGACAGCAGCTGCAACAGTTGCTACAGCATCAGCAGCAACAGTCTCCAAGGATGCCTGGGCCTGCACCCCAAAAATCTTTGAGTTTGTCTGGATCACAACCGGAAACACCTCCATCTATGACAGGTGGTAGTTCAAGTCAAGGAATGGAAGCAACGGATCAACTTCTTGGGAAGAGAAAGATCCAGGATTTGGTTTCACAG GTGGATCCCCTATGTAAGCTGGATCCTGAAGTTGAAGACCTTCTTTTGGAGATGGCTGACAACTTTATTGATTCA GTTACCACATTTGCATGCAGTCTTGCAAAGCATCGCAAATCTTCAACATTAGAGTCCAAGGATGTAATGCTGCACCTAG AGAAAAACTGGAAGTTGACTGTCCCAGGTTATACAAAGGAGGAGCAGAATCACCAAGGAAAATCC TTACCTGTCGATGTCCACAAGAAACGTCTGGAAATG GTACGATCATTGATGGAGTCCCAGCAAGCAGACAGAGATACGGGTGTTTCCAAAGGAACAACTAAacaggttgcaagtgattcaGCTAGTGATCATCCAATAAAAGCTTCACCAAGTTCCGAGCAGTTGTCCACTCCAGCAGTTGGCTCCCAAATGCTGCACAAAGTGCACCGGTTTTAG
- the LOC105052178 gene encoding RCC1 domain-containing protein RUG3, mitochondrial isoform X3, which produces MNGGGGEGGDEMEEDEKEEKGKGREKEKAVLMWGYLPGVSPQRSPLLYPVAVRMRESVAGEGWRDVCGGGCGFAMAISESGKLLTWGSTDDMGQSYLTSGKHEETPEAFPLPTEAAIVNAAAGWAHCVAVTAYGDVYTWGWKECVPTGRFVGDQSSPGATSEKDERHSASLNDQVSPRSQMSRTNAGTASGSESRGGEESTKRRRLSSAKLGHESSTSGDETLSAPPCLVALNTGIRIATVAAGGRHTLALSVSDVGQVWGWGYGGEGQLGLGSRIRTVSSPHPIPCIESAAYGKDRPPAVTKGNKILEGQPYKVTGSCIKAIACGGRHSAVVTDTGALLTFGWGLYGQCGQGSTDDELSPTCVSSLLGVEIRGIAAGLWHTVCTSVDGGVYSFGGNQFGQLGTGSDQAENMNMNASLSSEDINAAVSKMLLFADSP; this is translated from the exons ATGAATGGTGGAGGAGGAGAGGGGGGAGACGAGATGGAGGAGGACGAGAAGGAGGAGAAGGGGAAggggagggagaaggagaaggcggTGCTGATGTGGGGGTACCTGCCTGGGGTCTCGCCTCAGAGATCGCCGCTGCTGTACCCGGTGGCCGTCCGGATGCGGGAATCCGTCGCCGGAGAGGGCTGGAGGGATGTCTGTGGAGGCGGATGTGGCTTCGCCATGGCCATCTCCG AATCGGGCAAACTCCTTACATGGGGTTCAACAGATGATATGGGTCAAAGCTATCTAACTTCTGGGAAGCATGAG GAGACTCCTGAGGCATTTCCTCTTCCAACTGAGGCAGCCATTGTCAATGCAGCTGCAGGGTGGGCTCACTGTGTTGCAGTTACAG CTTATGGAGATGTCTACACGTGGGGCTGGAAAGAATGTGTTCCAACTGGGAGGTTCGTAGGAGACCAGTCGTCTCCAGGAGCGACATCTGAAAAAGATGAAAGACATAGTGCATCATTGAATGATCAAG TGAGCCCCAGGTCGCAGATGTCAAGAACAAATGCTGGAACTGCATCTGGTTCTGAGAGTAGAGGTGGGGAGGAAAGCACAAAGCGCAGAAGGTTATCTTCAGCTAAGCTAGGACATGAAAGCTCAACATCTGGtgatgaaactctttcagctcccCCATGTCTAGTGGCACTTAACACAGGAATAAGGATTGCTACAGTAGCTGCTGGTGGACGTCATACGCTAGCATTGTCAG TTTCAGATGTTGGACAGGTGTGGGGTTGGGGATATGGAGGAGAAGGTCAGCTTGGATTGGGTTCTCGTATCCGCACTGTGTCTTCTCCTCATCCCATACCCTGCATTGAGTCCGCTGCTTATGGCAAGGACCGACCGCCTGCAGTTACCAAGGGGAATAAGATTTTAgaagggcaaccttataaagtcACAGGAAGCTGCATAAAGGCCATTGCTTGTGGAGGTCGTCATAGTGCCGTTGTCACAG ATACTGGAGCACTGCTAACTTTTGGTTGGGGACTTTATGGGCAG TGCGGGCAAGGAAGTACAGATGACGAACTGAGCCCAACTTGTGTGTCATCTTTGTTGGGTGTCGAGATACGAGGCATTGCTGCCGGTCTGTGGCATACTGTCTGCACATCAGTTGATGGTGGTGTGTATTCTTTTGGTGGTAATCAGTTCGGGCAGCTGGGAACTGGTTCTGATCAGGCGGAG AACATGAATATGAATGCAAGTCTTTCTAGCGAAGATATTAATGCAGCTGTATCCAAAATGCTCCTGTTTGCAGACTCTCCCTAA